From a region of the Paenibacillus lutimineralis genome:
- a CDS encoding branched-chain amino acid aminotransferase, producing the protein MEPLQVIRTSQPKSKPNEGELGFGKYFSDHMFVADYTSERGWQNARIIPYGPISLEPSAMVLHYGQEVFEGMKAYRGMNGEINLFRPEKNIQRMNMSCDRLGIPQVDPEWMLEAICKLVEIDSDWIPQRVENSLYIRPFIIATEPCLGVRAAKEYQLLIITSPVGAYYSSGMAPVSIYVEDHYVRAVRGGTGAAKTSINYASSIKAQEEAKRQGYSQVLWLDGIEQRYIEEVGSMNVFFKVDGEVITPELNGSILPGVTRDSVIAMLKHWGIPVTERKVTVEELFEAHRQGKLEEAFGTGTAAVISPIGAMKWGEQSIQITEGHIGEVSGRLYDSITGIQQGKIDDPLHWRYLIG; encoded by the coding sequence ATGGAACCGCTACAAGTAATTCGGACTAGTCAGCCGAAGAGCAAGCCAAATGAAGGGGAACTGGGCTTCGGCAAATATTTTAGTGACCATATGTTCGTTGCAGATTATACGTCAGAGCGAGGCTGGCAAAATGCTAGAATTATTCCTTATGGGCCTATAAGCCTGGAGCCGTCAGCAATGGTGCTTCACTATGGGCAGGAAGTATTCGAAGGTATGAAGGCATACCGGGGAATGAACGGAGAGATCAATCTGTTCAGACCGGAGAAGAATATCCAGCGCATGAATATGTCCTGTGATAGATTAGGAATTCCTCAGGTTGATCCAGAATGGATGCTTGAGGCGATCTGCAAGTTGGTTGAGATCGATAGTGACTGGATTCCGCAGCGGGTGGAGAATTCACTCTATATTCGTCCGTTCATTATTGCGACTGAGCCATGCCTTGGTGTACGCGCAGCGAAGGAATATCAACTGCTCATCATTACTTCACCGGTTGGGGCCTATTATTCCAGCGGGATGGCGCCAGTATCGATCTATGTAGAGGATCATTATGTTAGGGCGGTTCGTGGCGGAACCGGTGCGGCTAAGACTTCGATCAACTATGCTTCGAGCATCAAAGCGCAAGAAGAGGCCAAGCGACAGGGCTACTCTCAGGTATTGTGGCTAGACGGCATTGAGCAGCGTTATATCGAAGAGGTCGGAAGTATGAATGTATTCTTCAAGGTAGATGGCGAGGTTATTACACCAGAGCTGAACGGAAGTATTCTACCAGGGGTCACACGGGATTCGGTCATTGCGATGCTGAAGCATTGGGGAATTCCTGTGACAGAACGAAAAGTTACCGTCGAGGAGCTGTTCGAGGCGCATCGGCAAGGAAAATTGGAGGAAGCCTTCGGAACTGGAACCGCTGCGGTCATCTCCCCGATCGGCGCGATGAAGTGGGGGGAGCAGAGCATTCAGATCACTGAGGGTCATATCGGAGAAGTTTCCGGTAGACTGTATGATTCGATTACAGGAATACAGCAAGGCAAAATTGACGATCCTCTTCACTGGAGATATTTGATCGGGTGA
- a CDS encoding MarR family winged helix-turn-helix transcriptional regulator, producing the protein MHTEEFVKLLGRIMKDFQTHMEDHLAPSLTTSQLSVLEVMIQHENYSLKPSDLIPFLSTTPAAVTMLLDRMERGELIRRERDEADRRIVWVSITEKGKEELERGVSIRDTYINSILDRISTHNQQLLVYLLGKISGAKS; encoded by the coding sequence TTGCATACAGAGGAATTTGTCAAATTACTTGGAAGGATCATGAAAGATTTTCAGACCCATATGGAAGACCATCTTGCACCTTCCTTAACAACATCGCAATTGAGCGTTCTGGAAGTCATGATTCAGCATGAGAATTACAGCTTGAAGCCTTCGGATCTTATTCCGTTTCTCTCTACTACACCTGCTGCCGTAACGATGCTGCTGGATCGTATGGAACGCGGTGAACTGATTCGTCGAGAGCGCGATGAGGCCGATCGCCGGATCGTATGGGTATCCATTACGGAGAAGGGAAAAGAAGAACTCGAGCGCGGAGTCTCCATTCGGGATACATACATCAACAGCATTCTTGATCGAATCTCAACGCATAATCAGCAATTGCTAGTTTATTTGCTTGGGAAAATTTCAGGAGCGAAATCTTGA
- a CDS encoding NUDIX hydrolase, with amino-acid sequence MGYVEDLRKQVGNQPLILVRPSAAIINEFGQILLVKYHDDSWGIPGGLMELGESTEECIRRETKEEIGLDLGKLQLFDVFSGKQLYTKLRNGHEYYNVIIGYICTEFEGEIVPDGVEVIEARFYSLSEVPASTQPYIREKLYELGPKLEQIFRAAK; translated from the coding sequence ATGGGATATGTTGAGGATTTGAGAAAGCAGGTAGGGAATCAACCTTTGATCTTAGTGAGGCCGAGCGCTGCAATTATAAATGAATTTGGGCAGATTTTATTAGTGAAGTATCATGACGATTCCTGGGGGATCCCGGGGGGACTGATGGAACTTGGAGAGTCGACTGAAGAGTGTATTAGAAGAGAAACGAAAGAAGAGATAGGCCTTGATCTGGGGAAGCTTCAATTATTCGACGTATTCTCAGGGAAGCAGCTATATACGAAACTGAGAAATGGGCATGAATACTATAATGTCATCATCGGCTACATTTGTACTGAATTTGAAGGGGAAATCGTCCCGGATGGTGTTGAAGTCATTGAGGCGAGGTTTTACAGCTTGTCGGAAGTGCCTGCCAGTACACAACCGTATATTCGGGAGAAATTATATGAATTAGGTCCAAAATTAGAGCAAATTTTTCGAGCGGCTAAATAA
- a CDS encoding PQ-loop domain-containing transporter, which translates to MIFSILQLIGGVILAIGWIPQILQIMKTKSVRDLSLKSYLFMLLGIGLMEIYAIDLVGNGSGIAFLMTNSLSLLVVLFVIMLVLRYRNR; encoded by the coding sequence GTGATTTTCTCAATATTGCAACTCATCGGCGGAGTTATTCTGGCCATCGGCTGGATTCCTCAGATTTTGCAGATTATGAAGACGAAGTCCGTCAGGGATTTAAGTCTGAAATCCTATTTGTTTATGTTACTGGGAATAGGACTCATGGAGATTTATGCCATTGATTTAGTCGGTAACGGCTCTGGGATTGCATTTTTAATGACGAACAGTCTATCTTTATTAGTGGTGCTATTTGTAATAATGCTTGTTCTTCGATATAGAAATAGATGA
- a CDS encoding YcxB family protein, which produces MTEKQLPYKFSFSISYKEYQSLTLAHSKNQLIFLSLFIFLVFTATTWIKSSDFNVMLMKAPIGIVVSLALTFFMWLLTLYKARRVFESSGMLKNEQTLTLSEDGIQMTIDSNDSLIPWNDVAKVTESKHLIIVYLAKNQGVLISKNAVDIARLKTILQSFLESNKLRIK; this is translated from the coding sequence ATGACAGAAAAGCAACTTCCCTACAAATTTAGTTTCTCGATTTCTTACAAAGAATACCAGTCATTAACCTTGGCTCATTCTAAGAATCAATTGATTTTCCTTAGTTTGTTCATATTTTTGGTGTTTACAGCAACTACATGGATCAAAAGCTCCGATTTTAATGTGATGCTGATGAAGGCGCCAATAGGCATTGTTGTTAGCCTTGCTCTGACTTTCTTCATGTGGTTGCTAACTCTTTATAAGGCAAGACGGGTGTTCGAGTCTAGCGGGATGTTGAAGAATGAACAGACCCTCACCCTATCCGAGGACGGAATACAGATGACGATAGATTCGAATGATTCGTTGATTCCATGGAATGATGTTGCTAAGGTAACCGAGTCGAAGCATCTGATTATTGTCTATCTGGCTAAAAATCAAGGTGTACTCATTTCTAAAAACGCCGTGGACATTGCTAGACTTAAGACAATTCTTCAATCATTTCTGGAAAGTAATAAATTACGGATAAAATAA
- a CDS encoding ABC transporter permease: MLIRCIRAEQLKLRHSRMWLILAALPVLAVLIGCANYYLNQSALKNGWYSLWTQVSLFYGEFFLPVLIAICCAYVCRLEHLNKNWNMVMSAPVSAWHVFISKLVIVSILILTVQMLFLALYCSAGLLLGLRQHFPPETFGWIARGWVASTMLSAIQLLLSMRIRSFAVPIGISVCAVFIGLGMYVLKIGLYFPYSLLTIGMGVLSQESLTVADTIRFFIMNCLFTLLASAIAVQLLKNSDVTA, translated from the coding sequence ATGTTAATCAGATGTATCCGGGCTGAGCAGCTCAAGCTGCGTCATTCCCGCATGTGGCTAATTCTAGCCGCACTGCCTGTCCTGGCGGTGTTGATCGGCTGCGCTAATTATTATTTGAACCAGAGCGCTTTAAAGAATGGATGGTACAGCCTATGGACGCAGGTAAGTCTGTTCTACGGCGAGTTCTTCTTGCCTGTACTCATTGCTATCTGCTGTGCTTATGTGTGCAGACTGGAGCACTTGAATAAAAATTGGAACATGGTGATGAGCGCCCCTGTCTCTGCTTGGCACGTATTTATCTCCAAACTGGTTATTGTGAGCATTCTTATACTGACCGTACAGATGCTATTTCTAGCGCTCTACTGCAGTGCAGGCTTGCTTCTTGGATTACGGCAGCATTTCCCGCCGGAGACCTTCGGCTGGATTGCCCGCGGCTGGGTTGCTTCGACCATGCTCAGCGCTATCCAACTCTTGTTATCGATGCGTATCCGCAGCTTCGCTGTACCTATCGGTATTAGTGTGTGCGCTGTATTTATCGGATTGGGGATGTATGTTCTGAAGATTGGCTTATATTTTCCTTATTCGCTATTGACGATCGGGATGGGGGTATTGAGCCAGGAGAGCTTAACCGTTGCAGACACTATACGATTCTTTATAATGAACTGCTTGTTCACCTTATTGGCGTCCGCTATTGCAGTCCAGCTGCTGAAGAACTCGGATGTAACTGCATAA
- a CDS encoding ABC transporter permease yields the protein MSILGLEFYKLRRRRVLLMIALFLSVELAWLFLSTSISLSNNPDLAGWEGLFMTAASMNGLFFPILSSVTVSRVCDMEHKGSTWKLLLTVSITRGRIYASKFLCASALMLLAILLESAALIGFGVMHQFELSTLLPLLMPFLGGAILTNQVVIALQQWLSLSIKNQAFSLCLGMIGGFIGMAAPLFPAVVRRMFVWSYYTGLYPITYDYSDSIMRFVTRPVGFLPPVFLFIMGVTIYIIGSIHVSRQEV from the coding sequence ATGAGCATACTGGGCCTGGAATTTTATAAGCTGCGAAGAAGACGCGTGTTACTAATGATCGCTTTGTTCCTTAGTGTAGAGTTAGCCTGGCTCTTCCTTTCTACAAGCATCTCCCTCTCAAATAATCCAGATTTGGCAGGATGGGAAGGGCTCTTTATGACAGCTGCCTCAATGAACGGGCTATTCTTCCCGATCTTGTCCTCTGTGACCGTATCCCGAGTCTGTGATATGGAGCATAAGGGCAGCACCTGGAAGCTACTACTCACGGTCTCCATTACCCGTGGCCGGATCTATGCCTCCAAGTTTTTATGTGCCTCGGCCCTGATGCTGCTCGCCATCTTGCTCGAATCTGCTGCGCTCATTGGCTTTGGGGTGATGCATCAATTCGAGTTGTCCACGCTGCTTCCTTTGTTAATGCCGTTTTTAGGGGGAGCTATTTTGACGAATCAGGTAGTCATTGCGCTGCAGCAGTGGCTGTCACTATCTATTAAAAATCAGGCCTTCAGCCTCTGCCTCGGAATGATCGGCGGGTTCATTGGTATGGCGGCTCCATTGTTCCCAGCCGTGGTTAGACGTATGTTCGTCTGGTCTTACTATACTGGTCTATATCCGATCACTTACGATTATTCGGATTCGATCATGCGGTTCGTGACACGACCTGTTGGATTTCTGCCGCCGGTTTTTCTCTTCATCATGGGCGTCACGATATACATCATTGGCAGTATCCACGTATCACGGCAGGAAGTTTAG
- a CDS encoding ABC transporter ATP-binding protein, whose protein sequence is MNTIISTRNLTKCYGSISSVNNVNLSVYEGDVYGFLGPNGAGKSTTLKMLLGLVQPTDGKVTVFGKDFSKNRRLILSQTGSLIESPSFYGHLTGYENMRIMQSLRNVPDRNVNEALQIVRLEKQKDKKVNQFSLGMKQRLGIAMALISFPKLLILDEPTNGLDPAGIGEIRELIQSLPHRYGITVLISSHLLSEIEQIANSVGIISQGKLVFQGSMDQLRSKSETRIALKTENNAEAERILLNQGLSPLLENGYLTLRGVEDNEVARINKTLVHTGIDVIRIEEQRKSLENLFLEMTGKESSL, encoded by the coding sequence ATGAACACAATTATCTCAACGCGTAACCTTACGAAATGCTATGGGAGCATCTCTAGTGTCAACAATGTGAATTTATCCGTCTACGAAGGTGATGTATATGGATTTCTAGGACCTAACGGGGCAGGAAAATCGACCACGTTGAAGATGCTCCTTGGATTAGTCCAGCCGACAGACGGCAAGGTCACCGTCTTCGGCAAAGATTTCAGCAAGAACCGCCGACTTATACTTAGTCAAACCGGCTCACTTATTGAATCGCCTTCTTTTTACGGGCATTTGACCGGCTATGAGAACATGCGGATCATGCAGAGCCTGCGTAATGTCCCAGATCGGAATGTGAACGAGGCGCTGCAAATTGTCCGCTTAGAGAAACAAAAGGACAAGAAGGTAAATCAGTTTTCGCTAGGAATGAAGCAGCGTCTGGGAATTGCTATGGCTCTGATCTCGTTTCCAAAACTGTTGATCCTCGATGAACCGACGAACGGGCTTGATCCGGCGGGGATCGGAGAAATAAGGGAGCTGATTCAATCCCTGCCGCATCGGTACGGCATAACCGTGCTGATCTCTAGCCATCTCTTGTCGGAGATCGAGCAGATCGCTAACTCGGTGGGCATTATCAGCCAAGGCAAGCTGGTATTTCAAGGGAGCATGGATCAGCTCCGTAGTAAAAGCGAAACCCGTATCGCCCTGAAAACGGAAAATAACGCAGAAGCAGAGCGTATCCTGCTTAATCAAGGGCTGTCACCGCTGCTTGAGAATGGCTACTTGACTCTTAGAGGGGTCGAGGATAACGAAGTGGCCAGAATTAACAAAACCCTTGTGCATACAGGGATAGATGTCATTCGAATAGAAGAGCAGAGAAAAAGTCTGGAGAACCTCTTCCTGGAAATGACGGGAAAGGAGAGCAGCCTCTAA
- a CDS encoding response regulator transcription factor yields the protein MEDLKHKKLLIVEDEYEIRQMVDRFLRKEGYFRIFHAADCKEALEICRSDKPDIAILDVMLPDGDGFALLTSIRRFSSMPVLFLSARGEDEDRLLGLGLGADDYMVKPFLPRELVLRLNIILRRVYASSAVEHLPVFRLGDCIVDLEGAVVRSDRGEQALTAKEHALLAKLYSERGRIITSDALCQTVWGDDYFGYENTLMVHIRRIREKIETNPSSPVHLITVRGLGYKLLVKEE from the coding sequence ATGGAAGATTTGAAACATAAGAAATTGCTCATCGTCGAGGATGAGTATGAAATCCGCCAAATGGTGGATCGCTTTTTACGCAAGGAAGGCTATTTCCGTATATTTCATGCGGCGGATTGCAAGGAGGCTCTGGAAATCTGCCGATCGGACAAGCCGGATATTGCGATTCTAGACGTTATGCTGCCTGATGGCGATGGCTTTGCTCTGCTCACTTCGATCCGGCGTTTCTCCTCTATGCCCGTCCTGTTTCTGTCGGCCAGAGGTGAAGATGAAGACAGGCTGCTGGGTCTCGGGCTTGGGGCAGATGACTATATGGTGAAGCCGTTCTTGCCACGTGAGCTTGTACTACGGCTTAACATAATTTTGCGGCGAGTGTATGCTTCTTCAGCCGTAGAGCATTTGCCGGTCTTCCGGCTCGGCGATTGTATCGTTGATTTGGAAGGCGCAGTGGTGCGCAGCGATCGAGGAGAACAGGCCTTAACCGCCAAAGAGCATGCGTTGCTGGCGAAGCTCTATAGCGAACGGGGGCGGATCATTACAAGTGATGCGCTATGTCAGACGGTATGGGGGGACGATTATTTTGGATATGAAAATACGCTAATGGTGCATATCCGAAGAATACGGGAGAAGATTGAGACAAATCCCTCCAGCCCGGTCCATTTAATTACGGTTAGAGGGCTTGGCTATAAGCTGCTTGTGAAGGAGGAGTGA
- a CDS encoding sensor histidine kinase — MDGAARILRRFAGATIVISVFLLILNFILLGVWIFKGMNEGQSPDSITQKVAVALQSNASGYSLHEDGQRLLEQNEAWAMLINGKGDVVWDFDVPATLPRSYTLTEVAQFTRNYLMDYPVYVWEHANGLIVIGFPKTSMAKYQFNVPVEWVQNLPSRIVMMVIANVLLALMLSLLIGSRLIKSIKPLLRGIYSLAHEQSAYVEPKGMFSSLAQSINHTSVLLEQKDAALKARDEARSNWIAGISHDIRTPLSMVLGYASDLEDSLVMPVDQRQQAAIIRQQGEKLRSLVSDLNLVSMLEYEMQPLHPRRLRLSVLARQIASDFLNQGLEDKFMLDVDISEEQLQVNGDEKLLTRAITNLVQNSLFHNPEGCYIILQTNASSDGQVCRLIVRDDGHGVAENDLSDLLELPYSSRRRRPAHSGHGLGLPMVARIAKAHQGQLLLMSGEGKGMEAIIELPAMI; from the coding sequence ATGGACGGTGCTGCTCGTATTTTACGCCGTTTTGCTGGAGCAACCATCGTAATATCCGTGTTTCTACTCATTTTAAACTTTATACTGCTGGGAGTCTGGATCTTCAAGGGAATGAATGAGGGGCAGTCTCCGGACAGCATTACGCAAAAGGTAGCAGTGGCCCTGCAATCAAATGCGAGTGGGTATTCCCTCCATGAAGATGGTCAGCGGCTATTGGAGCAAAATGAGGCCTGGGCTATGTTGATTAATGGCAAGGGTGATGTCGTATGGGATTTCGATGTACCTGCCACACTGCCTCGATCCTATACGCTTACCGAGGTAGCCCAATTTACACGCAATTACTTAATGGATTACCCCGTGTATGTATGGGAGCATGCTAATGGATTGATTGTGATCGGGTTCCCGAAGACAAGTATGGCAAAATATCAATTTAATGTTCCCGTCGAATGGGTTCAGAATTTACCTTCCCGAATCGTTATGATGGTGATTGCAAATGTACTTCTCGCCCTTATGCTGTCTCTTCTGATTGGCTCCCGTCTTATTAAATCGATCAAACCGCTTCTGCGCGGAATCTATTCGCTTGCCCATGAGCAAAGCGCATATGTGGAGCCAAAGGGAATGTTCAGCAGCTTGGCACAGAGCATCAACCACACATCCGTATTGCTTGAGCAGAAGGATGCTGCACTTAAAGCTAGAGATGAAGCGCGTTCCAACTGGATCGCCGGTATATCTCATGACATCCGTACGCCATTGTCTATGGTGCTGGGTTACGCGAGTGATCTAGAGGATAGTCTGGTCATGCCTGTAGATCAGCGGCAGCAAGCGGCCATTATCCGACAGCAAGGCGAGAAGCTGCGTTCCCTGGTCAGTGATTTGAACCTCGTCTCTATGTTGGAGTATGAGATGCAGCCGCTTCATCCCAGAAGACTCCGGCTCTCGGTGCTGGCCCGGCAGATTGCTTCCGATTTTCTGAATCAGGGGCTGGAGGATAAATTCATGCTGGATGTGGATATTTCTGAAGAACAACTGCAGGTCAATGGAGATGAAAAGCTGCTAACTCGCGCGATTACAAATTTAGTGCAGAACAGCCTCTTTCATAATCCTGAGGGTTGTTATATCATTTTGCAGACCAATGCTTCTTCAGATGGACAGGTCTGTCGACTGATCGTAAGGGATGATGGACACGGTGTAGCGGAGAACGACCTTTCTGACCTGCTTGAGCTGCCTTATTCGTCGAGAAGACGACGTCCGGCCCATTCTGGGCATGGCCTAGGTCTTCCGATGGTTGCCCGAATAGCTAAGGCTCATCAAGGGCAGTTGCTATTGATGAGCGGGGAAGGTAAAGGAATGGAAGCGATCATCGAGCTACCTGCCATGATATGA
- a CDS encoding aminoglycoside phosphotransferase family protein, which produces MKQIGQGRTADIYEVDESSILKLYKKDIFHEAIEIEFSVSQFVYSLGMNTPKPLDLLWQDERRGIIFQRVSGGSLLDAITRRPLLVKKYAQILASLHAQLHACEARDLKRKQKEILAYNIKSAPLLTEEEKNKIITYLYELPDDYKLCHGDFHPDNIMLGEQHWVIDWMTGAVGHPAGDAARTVILLSFGALPPGTPKFMGTIIQMLRKKIKNEYLKHYLMVTGRDFADIDPWILPIAAARLVEWVPEEEKNELLLEIKKRLSKTL; this is translated from the coding sequence ATGAAGCAAATCGGTCAGGGTCGGACGGCGGATATATATGAGGTTGATGAGAGCAGCATTCTGAAGCTGTATAAGAAAGATATTTTCCATGAGGCTATAGAGATAGAATTTTCGGTTAGCCAATTTGTGTATTCTCTGGGTATGAACACCCCCAAGCCATTAGATTTGCTGTGGCAGGACGAACGACGGGGGATTATTTTTCAACGAGTATCCGGCGGATCGCTGCTTGATGCTATAACTCGAAGACCATTGCTTGTGAAGAAATATGCCCAAATTCTTGCCTCCCTTCATGCTCAATTACATGCATGTGAAGCGAGGGATTTAAAGAGAAAGCAAAAAGAAATACTGGCTTATAACATTAAATCCGCACCATTATTAACTGAAGAAGAGAAGAACAAGATCATTACTTATTTGTATGAATTACCGGATGATTACAAGCTTTGTCATGGTGATTTCCATCCAGACAACATTATGCTTGGCGAGCAGCATTGGGTGATTGACTGGATGACCGGAGCTGTCGGCCATCCGGCAGGGGACGCCGCTAGGACTGTGATTTTATTAAGTTTTGGTGCGTTGCCTCCAGGAACCCCTAAATTTATGGGAACGATAATCCAGATGCTACGAAAAAAAATCAAGAATGAATATCTGAAGCACTACTTAATGGTTACAGGAAGAGATTTTGCAGATATTGATCCATGGATATTGCCGATTGCGGCTGCCAGGCTTGTAGAATGGGTACCTGAAGAAGAAAAAAATGAACTACTGCTGGAAATAAAAAAACGGCTAAGCAAAACTTTATAG
- a CDS encoding VOC family protein, which produces MILEKLELLTANLQATKSFYQDVLELQLVEDKEDTFTVQAGATRIRFEATEAYDRPFYHFALNIPENKFHEAKSWIQSRVPLIQEEGDDEVFFTSWNAHSLYFEDPSGNIVEFIARHNLSNAISHSYNSGEINGVSEIGVVAEEVIPFVRTLNEIGLPNWKEDSEGLTPVGDELGLFIVVKKGRIWFFSNQKPAEYYPLRVSIQGIGWLTFAEDSTFTVIEV; this is translated from the coding sequence ATGATTCTAGAAAAACTTGAATTGCTGACTGCAAATCTGCAAGCAACGAAGTCGTTCTATCAAGATGTGCTTGAATTGCAGCTTGTTGAAGACAAGGAAGATACTTTCACGGTACAGGCAGGGGCGACCCGCATCAGGTTTGAGGCAACGGAGGCATATGATCGTCCATTCTATCATTTTGCGTTGAATATTCCCGAGAATAAATTCCATGAAGCGAAGAGTTGGATTCAGTCCCGGGTGCCATTAATTCAGGAAGAAGGAGACGACGAGGTATTCTTTACCTCCTGGAATGCCCACTCGTTATATTTCGAAGATCCTTCGGGCAATATTGTTGAATTTATCGCTCGTCATAACCTCTCTAATGCGATCTCTCATTCTTATAACAGCGGTGAGATCAACGGCGTGAGTGAGATCGGTGTAGTTGCTGAAGAGGTAATCCCGTTTGTGAGGACCTTGAATGAGATCGGTCTGCCTAACTGGAAAGAGGACAGTGAGGGACTTACTCCGGTGGGAGATGAGCTTGGCTTATTCATCGTCGTCAAGAAGGGGAGGATCTGGTTCTTCTCGAATCAGAAGCCTGCCGAATATTACCCGCTGCGAGTTTCCATACAAGGGATTGGCTGGCTTACCTTTGCAGAGGATTCAACGTTTACTGTTATAGAAGTATAG
- a CDS encoding GNAT family N-acetyltransferase — protein MTNLTLEFLSQENTEEILEFEKENRDFFEAFVPSRGDEYYQPAIFQGIINSLIEEQLQDLCYMYVIRNQEGEMVGRINIVNIVQEGCRRAELGYRIGQKHGGKGYATAAVKLIMSEAFGRHRIEHLDAGTSPSNMGSQIVLLKNGFEFVRREEKAVQVGDRWEDSIWFMKKKMAD, from the coding sequence GTGACTAATCTGACTTTGGAATTCCTATCGCAGGAGAACACGGAAGAAATTCTTGAATTTGAGAAGGAAAACCGGGATTTTTTTGAAGCCTTCGTCCCTTCGAGAGGGGATGAATATTATCAACCTGCTATTTTCCAGGGAATCATAAACAGCCTGATTGAAGAACAGCTTCAGGATCTATGCTATATGTACGTTATTCGGAATCAGGAAGGCGAAATGGTCGGCCGGATAAATATAGTTAATATTGTGCAGGAAGGATGTAGAAGAGCGGAGCTTGGCTATCGAATTGGTCAGAAGCATGGCGGAAAGGGATATGCCACAGCGGCTGTGAAGCTTATTATGAGTGAAGCCTTTGGCCGACATCGGATAGAGCATTTGGATGCAGGTACTTCACCTTCCAATATGGGATCACAGATCGTACTCCTCAAGAATGGATTTGAATTTGTTCGCAGAGAAGAAAAGGCCGTGCAGGTGGGTGACCGCTGGGAGGACAGCATTTGGTTTATGAAGAAAAAGATGGCGGACTGA
- a CDS encoding DUF1801 domain-containing protein, with the protein MYELKTKETDGSVIEFIESIENVKKREDAYQLLDIFTDTTGYEAKMWGPSIIGFGSYHYKYDSGHEGDAPLVGFSPRKAKTSLYFATGDSGRVELLKRFGKHTAGKSCVYINKTADIDVTILKELIQQSVEFLKRTYPNS; encoded by the coding sequence ATGTATGAACTCAAAACGAAAGAAACCGATGGTAGCGTTATTGAATTTATCGAGAGCATTGAGAATGTGAAAAAGCGTGAAGATGCATATCAACTGCTCGATATATTCACGGACACGACAGGCTATGAAGCGAAAATGTGGGGGCCAAGTATTATCGGCTTCGGAAGTTATCATTATAAATACGACTCCGGTCATGAGGGGGATGCTCCGCTCGTAGGTTTCTCACCTAGGAAAGCGAAGACGAGTCTGTATTTTGCCACAGGTGATTCTGGACGGGTGGAACTACTAAAGAGGTTCGGAAAACATACGGCCGGAAAGTCCTGTGTCTATATCAACAAAACAGCAGATATTGATGTGACGATCTTGAAAGAACTGATCCAACAATCTGTTGAGTTCTTGAAAAGAACCTATCCGAATTCATAG
- a CDS encoding helix-turn-helix domain-containing protein: MEEIHLALAKNLKAIREKEKLSLEKLSQLSGVSKTMIGQIERGESSPTLATIWKIANGLKVSFTSLIYSPQPDATVVRSNEIQVLCEDEGRYRISPCFHFQEDKRFEIYSIEIDPKGIVNSDSHREGTEEFITVFDGEVTIRLGEAEYTINKGDSLRFKADRPHTYYNPSNTLTRLSMTIYYPVN; this comes from the coding sequence TTGGAGGAAATTCATCTTGCTCTAGCCAAAAATCTGAAAGCAATTCGGGAGAAGGAGAAATTAAGTCTAGAGAAGCTGTCTCAATTAAGCGGAGTAAGCAAGACGATGATTGGGCAAATCGAAAGAGGAGAGTCCAGCCCAACACTGGCAACCATTTGGAAAATAGCGAACGGATTGAAAGTTTCCTTCACTTCGCTAATCTATAGTCCTCAGCCTGATGCGACAGTAGTCCGCAGCAATGAAATCCAGGTATTGTGCGAGGACGAAGGAAGATACCGGATATCTCCTTGTTTCCATTTCCAAGAGGACAAGCGTTTTGAAATTTATTCGATTGAGATTGATCCAAAGGGGATAGTTAACTCGGATTCTCACCGGGAAGGAACCGAAGAATTTATAACTGTCTTTGATGGAGAAGTAACCATTCGGTTAGGAGAAGCAGAATACACTATCAATAAAGGGGATTCCTTACGCTTTAAGGCCGACAGACCGCATACCTACTATAATCCAAGTAATACTTTAACTCGGCTAAGCATGACTATTTACTACCCTGTGAACTAG